One region of Trichoderma breve strain T069 chromosome 7 map unlocalized scaffold00007, whole genome shotgun sequence genomic DNA includes:
- a CDS encoding short chain dehydrogenase domain-containing protein, which yields MASLTNLPNVQLLALDVTSSSSIEAVVEAVKNETGGSLDCLCNNAGALMMMPVLNTDEEEARKMFNVNLWGPWAMIKAFSPLIIKAKGTIANTGSIAGYLNVPFGGAYAASKSAVMILSETLRLEMASFGVKVLTVVTGVVNSNLGSENTGFQLPSTSLYKGAEEAIRERALGGGGAKMSTEEYCEKYVKAVERESSGQVWIGNSTTAVKWGKYLPANVIDSLVSQGTGLDQV from the exons ATGGCAAGCTTAACAAACCTCCCCAACGTCCAACTCCTTGCACTCGACGTAACCTCTTCATCGAGCATCGAGGCTGTTGTCGAAGCAGTGAAGAACGAGACTGGAGGAAGTCTCGATTGCCTTTGTAACAACGCCGGCGCATTAATGATGATGCCAGTGTTGAAcactgatgaagaagaggctaGAAAAATGTTTAATGTTAACCTCTGGGGCCCTTGGGCGATGATAAAGGCATTTTCTCCTCTTATTATTAAGGCAAAGGGAACTATTGCCAATACTGGCTCTATAGCGGGCTACTTGAATGTCCCTTTCGGAG GAGCGTATGCCGCATCGAAATCAGCCGTAATGATTCTGAGCGAGACGCTACGCCTCGAAATGGCTTCATTTGGCGTCAAAGTACTCACAGTTGTCACGGGAGTCGTTAACAGCAACCTTGGATCAGAAAACACTGGGTTTCAGCTACCTTCGACTTCTCTTTACAAGGGCGCAGAGGAAGCTATCAGAGAACGTGCCCtaggcggcggcggtgcgaAAATGAGCACCGAAGAGTATTGCGAGAAATACGTCAAGGCAGTGGAGAGGGAATCGAGCGGCCAGGTTTGGATTGGCAACAGCACGACGGCAGTGAAATGGGGCAAATACCTTCCTGCAAATGTTATA GATTCATTGGTTTCTCAAGGAACAGGGCTAGACCAAGTTTAA